In Flavobacterium sp. J372, the sequence AAAAGCAGCTGGAAACCTTCCGCTCAATGCTGGAGTATTACACAGGAACAGCGCTCCCTAATGCCAATACCATATCCGGCAATGCCACCAAAGCGTACCAGAACGGCGATATCAGCTACGTGGAGTACGTGCAGGGACTGGAGACGGCCCTTGCCATCAGGATCAATTACATTGACGCCATCAATAATTACAACCAGGCTGTTATCAACCTTCAGTACCTGCTTAACCTATAATATCATCCCATGAAAAAATAAATTTTAAAATCGTTATCTATATCATCCTGGGCCTTGCCGCGGTTTTGCCCTTGATTATTTCCTTTTGCGCAACACGGTAGCCGAAGATGAGCACAACCATGAAGAGCATGCCGGGGGAAAAGGAAAAAAGAAAGCAGCTCGGCTGCAAAAAGAAGTGGAATTGAATGAAGCGCAGTTCAAGGCTGCCAATATTGAGCTGGGAACCTTCGCCCAAAGAATCTCAGCGAGGTGGTAAATGCCAACGGCTATACGGAACTGCCCCCTCAAAACCAGGCCGATGTATCGGTGCATGTTACCGGTGTGGTAAGCAGGATCAATGTCATCGAAGGGCAGCAGGTGCGCAAAGGGCAGGTCCTTGCCACGGTAGAGAGCCCGGAATTTGCCAGGCTGCAAAGAGTCCTATATTACCTCCAAGAGCAACCTGGAGTTCCTGAAGCTTGAATTCGAGAGGCGAAGACCCTTGAGTGAGGAGAACTTGAATTCCAAAAGGTCTTCCAGCGTACCAAAGCGGACTACGAGACTGAAAAAGCAAGGT encodes:
- a CDS encoding efflux RND transporter periplasmic adaptor subunit; amino-acid sequence: MVNANGYTELPPQNQADVSVHVTGVVSRINVIEGQQVRKGQVLATVESPEFARLQRVLYYLQEQPGVPEA